Proteins encoded by one window of Primulina huaijiensis isolate GDHJ02 chromosome 1, ASM1229523v2, whole genome shotgun sequence:
- the LOC140981150 gene encoding cold-responsive protein kinase 1-like: protein MACFSCLRGRKKDSGTRHSAELADEFPGVHKVKVYSYEMLRLATNDFSGENKIGEGGFGCVYKGKVGKEKMGAIKVLSSESRQGKREFMNEIRAISAIEHENLVQLYGCCVEGDQRILVYEYLENNSLAHTFLGGYSSKISSFSWEARVKICVGVARGLVFLHEGVTPHIVHRDIKASNILLDKDLTPKIADFGLAKLIPANTSHVSTRVAGTIGYLAPEYAIRGQVTRRSDTYSYGVLLIEIVAGRCNTNMLLPPDERCLLETAWKLYQRRELATLVDTSLNGRFDEEQACRFLKIGLICTQDNPKLRPAMTNVVSMLTGYVDDIEIEKPGLIGDIMGLKKRDNPRPKLLLNDTNTYDSSGSDALNDTTFTSALSSQDTTFTSAPSSHATMQFTSTFDRSI, encoded by the exons ATGGCCTGCTTTTCTTGCTTACGTGGTAGAAAAAAGGATTCGGGAACTAGACATTCGGCTGAGCTTGCTGATG AGTTCCCAGGAGTCCACAAGGTTAAGGTCTACTCGTATGAGATGCTGAGGTTGGCTACCAATGATTTTAGTGGCGAAAATAAAATCGGGGAGGGGGGATTTGGATGCGTTTATAAG GGAAAAGTTGGGAAGGAGAAGATGGGAGCAATAAAGGTTCTGTCATCTGAGTCAAGGCAAGGAAAAAGAGAGTTCATGAACGAGATTCGAGCCATTTCGGCTATAGAGCATGAAAATTTAGTACAACTTTATGGATGTTGTGTGGAAGGCGACCAAAGAATTCTTGTTTACGAGTATCTTGAGAACAACAGCCTAGCGCACACATTTCTTG GTGGATATTCCAgcaaaatttcaagttttagCTGGGAAGCTCGGGTTAAAATTTGTGTTGGAGTGGCACGAGGACTCGTCTTTTTGCACGAGGGTGTGACACCCCATATTGTCCACCGAGATATCAAAGCGAGCAATATTCTTCTTGACAAAGATTTGACCCCTAAAATTGCAGATTTCGGCCTTGCAAAGCTAATCCCTGCAAACACAAGTCACGTTAGTACCCGTGTTGCAGGAACTAT AGGTTATTTGGCACCGGAATATGCCATAAGAGGCCAGGTGACACGAAGGTCGGATACTTACAGTTATGGTGTTCTGCTTATCGAAATAGTCGCTGGGCGATGCAACACAAATATGCTATTGCCCCCAGATGAACGCTGTCTCCTCGAAACG GCATGGAAACTTTACCAGAGAAGGGAGCTGGCAACATTGGTAGACACATCGCTTAATGGACGATTTGATGAAGAACAAGCGTGCAGATTCTTGAAGATTGGCCTAATCTGCACGCAAGACAATCCAAAACTTCGACCGGCGATGACAAATGTTGTCTCTATGCTTActggttatgttgatgacatcgaAATAGAGAAACCAGGCTTGATCGGTGATATCATGGGCTTGAAGAAGAGAGACAACCCTCGACCAAAGCTTCTACTTAATGATACAAACACTTACGACTCCTCTGGCTCCGACGCTTTGAACGACACGACTTTTACCTCAGCACTTTCCTCGCAAGATACGACTTTTACTTCTGCGCCTTCTTCGCATGCTACAATGCAGTTTACCTCGACATTTGATAGAAGTATATGA